Part of the Kordiimonas pumila genome is shown below.
AAAATTGCTGCTGTTATTGGAGTATATCACCCTAAATGGGAAGAACGTCCGGTTCTGGTTATCGAAAGGCATGATGGTTCAGAACTGTCTATGGATTCTGTGCAATCGCATTTGGCACCGCTCATTGCAAAATGGTGGATGCCGGATCGCATCATATTTGATCATGTACCCCTAACGTCTACCGGCAAGATTGATAAGAAGGCACTGCGACAACGCTATGTTGGTTGCCTTGATGCCGAATAGGCTGCATTTTAAGTTCTGCGAATATATGATTATTTACCTTATATGAGAGTTGAGACATTATTTTTAAAAGGGTTTAACGAAAAACGCTTTTTATATTCAAGGAAGTTTATAAGATGTAGTTAATCACTGTCGGACAGAAACCCCTAGGAATGAAATGATAGCGGGATTGCATCTGATACGTGGCTGCGCATCCCCCTTTTAATGGTCCAAGAAGATCCGCCGATGTGCTTTCCCACATCTTTCTGTCAAAACCCCCAGCTCCATACGCTTTTTGAGGATATGCCCACCGGTTGTGGTGGGTTTTTTTGGGTTTAAAACCGGGTTGATACCTGAACACCCACAAACCGAGGCGGCCCAGCTATCAATGTGGGAGAACCAAACAGTCCGCCAATATTGCCAGCGTCAATAATATAATCTTTATTGAATAGGTTGGTCACATAAAAGGACAGAGCCCAGCGGTCTTCACTATCTGCGAGCGCAATATTTGCATTTACCAAATGCACGGCACCCTCGCTGATATCTACACCGGCGACTGGCTGGTTTTCAATTTCAAAGAAAACGCTAGAGCGGTACGTCCATGTAACATTACCAGTTACCTTGATTGCGCTGGTGATGGGGATGGTCCATAGGCCGCCAAGGGCGGTTGACCATTCAGGCTGTAGTCGAAAACGATTGCCAGCAAAAATGCCATTTTCAGCTTTGTCATCAATGCCTGCATCAATATAGGCGGCAGTGCCGAACAGTTCAAAATGCTTGCTTATGCTGGCACGGAACTCTCCTTCTGCCCCAATGTTTCTGGCTGTTCCTGCATTGGCCTGACGCGTGATGCCAGCTTGGCGGATTGTTACCTGAAAGTTATCGTAGGTTTGATAGAAAAGCGAGGCCGCAAGGTCCAATCGCCCATCCATAAATCGGCCTTTGAAGCCAGTTTCATAATTCCATGTAATCTCAGCAGGTACATAGGCGGCGTTAGCGACCGGGGTATTATTTGGCCCGGCTGTGGAAGTAACTTCAATCACGTTCGAGCGGCGACCTTTAGAAACGCTTGCATACAGGTTGATTGTATCATTGATGGCATAGCGCGCATTAAAGCGTGGCAGAATGGCGTCAAAATTATCCTTTTCAGAAACGGTGCTACCGGCAGTGTCTACATAGCCAAAGTCAATCAGCGGTGCACCTGTTAGGATGGACGCTGGTAAGGTGGCAAACCCGCCACTCTCGCGTGTTTCATAGATATAGCGGACACCTGCCGTTAGGGAGAGTCGGTCTGTTGCTTCAACGGTGGCATCTGCAAAGGCCGAATATATGTGGAAATTGCCCGTATTACCGAACTTGGAGGCGTAATAAATGGATGGCAGGTTTTGGGCGGCTGTTATAGACCCAACGGCGCCGCTGGGTGCAACACAGGGCAGGTCAGGGATAATACCTGCGGCGCATTGAAGAAATGTACCTTCTTCTGTCAGGAAAGGTACCTCCACACGGCCATTTTCATTGAAATAATTCACACCGAAAAAGGCATTTAATTTTTCATGTGCGTAATTTGCACGCAGTTCCTGACTGAATTGGTTGCCAGTGGCATCTTCAGCAAACTCGGCATAGATCGCCTGGGAACCGTCTGCGTCAAAAACTTCAAGGCTGTCAAACTCACGGTAGCCGGTTATAGAAGTTAAGGTCCATATATCACTCAAGGACCACACAACAGTAAGGTTTGCATCATAAAGCGCGCGGTCAATGCCAAGCTTGTCGTTGCCGAGCACATCAGCAGATAAGGGTCCGCCGCCAGCAAGTTCTGCAAAACTGAAAGGGCTTGTTGTGCCATCTGTAGGGGCAAAGGTGCCAGACTTGAAGCTTGTGCCTGTATCTGCATCCTTTTCATAGTTGAGCACTAGGTCAACTGTTAGATCAGTGTTTGGTATGAAGCGCAGGCTACTACGAACTGCAAAGCGTTCGAGCCCATTCAGGTCTGGTTGCACGATACCGCCTGCGGACTGTGAACCAATGTCGCCTGCAATATTTTCAATATATCCGTCGCGCTTTCTATAGCTGAAGGCAAGCCGGCCTTGTAGTTTGGTATGCCCACCGGTCACAAAACCTTTAGCTTCCATGCTATTATAGTTGCCGTACCCAAGGGTTAATTCGCCCGCGAATTCTTTTTGTGGTTTTTTGGTAATTACGGCCACAGCACCTATGGCAGCGGCGGTGCCAAACAGGGTGGCTTGTGGCCCCTTGACAACTTCAATGCGGTCAATATCAAACAATTCAAAATGCGACCCGCGTGAGCGAGACACATCAACGCCGTTCAGGTAAATTGAAACACGGGGGGCAATCTGGGGTGAGCCGTTGTCAGATGTAATACCGCGAATAACAAAGGCTGGGTTATTAGGGCTTTGTTCCTGAATAATAAGACCAGGTGTAATGTCTGACACCCGGTCAAATTCTTCCATGTTTAGCTTGCTCAGGAAATCGCCATCATAGCTTGTCACACTGAGCGGTACGGTGCGAATGTTCTGTGCCCGTTTTTGGGTTGTCACAATAACTTCTTCGATATAACCCGTTTCAACAATCGTTGCAGAGGCTATTGCTGGTATATCAAACAGGCTGATACTACCTATGAAACAAGCAATAGTTTTTACAATCATTTAGCTTCCCTAAGCCTTGTTAAGGCACATCATTTTCTTAAGGTTTCGCGACTATTCAGTGACCAAAGTATATGAGTTTTTGATGTTATGGGTGTATTATATGTCTTGTTATCGTTAAGTATTCATATGTTTAATGCTGCTTTTAAGATGTAATAAGATGAAACTCTAATAAAAAAAGCTTAAAGCGTACACTTGATAAAAAAACATCTTCTTGCCTATAAGCATTGGTAAGTTCAGTAAGATACAGGTAAAAGGGGTATAGTGGCAAAAACAGTACATATTGCTGTTCTTGATGATCACCGGATGTTTCTGGAAGGCCTTTCTATGCTGGTCGAAAGCATGGTGGGCCATTATTCTGTAACCAATTTCCATGAACCGGTAGAGCTTTTACATCAGCTAGAAGCTGGCCAGCATTATGATCTCGTGCTTTGTGATCTTATTATGAACCGGATGAATGGGCTTGCCTTTGTAGCGGCGGCTCGTGCTTATACAAAGCGTATCCCTATCCTGATGATTTCCGGCATAAACACCCCGCCACCACTTGCAGAAATGCAAAGTCTGGGGGCAAGTGGTTTTGTCCATAAGTCAGCCGATAATGAAACCTTTTTGAAGGCTATTGAGACAGTTTTGAGAGGCAAAGCTTTTTTTGAAGTAGTCGGCAGCGATGATGTAGCCGCAGACCTGTGTGCTCTGAGGGGCAACGAAGACAGTGCTAATAGTTTGATTGAGGCACTCCCATCCCTTGGGAAGCGACAGGTTGAAGTCCTGAAAATGATTGCCCACGGTGCGTCTAATAAGGAAATATCGAACACACTTTCTATCAGCGAAAATACAGTCAAGACACATCTGAAGCAGATATTTATGATCCTTGGTGTTAATAAACGAACGGCGTGTGTACGAAAGGCACAAGCGCTTGGTCTTATTTAATGGCCTTTAATAGCCCTGTTTTGTGTTTGAACCGCTTCCTGTAAAATCCTTTGTAATACAGGGGGGGCAATAGGCTTGTTAAGAAATGTCATGCCTATGGTGGCCTGCTTTTCAGCATCAGTTAAGGCTGCACCGCTCATCAATACCGCAGGTGTGTCTTCGTTCACCTCTTCTCTCAAGGTATGGATCAGGTCAATACCACTGGCATGCCGGCTTAGCATTTTGTCGATTACGAGAAGGTCTGGTACTTCAGCGGTGGCAGAAATAATAGGCAGAACATCCTCTTCACATGCGCCGCAAATAACCTGACAGCCCCAGTCAGTAAAAAGCCCAGACATGGCATCCCGTATGGCGGTTTCGTCATCAACGATGACAATAAGCGGGGTATGGTCAAACTGAACGTTGCCAGCAGAGGGCGTGCCGGTTTTATCATCAGTAAGGCCTATAGCCGCCGTTTGTGGGATAGTGAGCGTGAAGCGGGTTCCTTCTCCCGGGTTTGACACGAGGCTGACTTGAATATTCAACAGGGCGCATAGTCTTTTAACAATAGAAAGCCCGAGACCAACACCATCTTCTGTCACTTCAAGGCTATTATCCAATTGCACATATTCATCAAACACACGCTTTTGGTCAGCCTCTGGAATCCCTGGGCCACTGTCAGTAATGGTGATGATGGTGTGATCTGACTTTTTCTGTGCCTCGATGTTAATAGTGCCGTAGGGCGGTGTGTATTTGATGGCGTTTGACAGCAAATTACGAACAATTCTGTTGAGAAACGCGGGGTCTGTGTAAATCTTACCAGCCTCAAAATGGCAGCTTAGTTTCAGATGCTTTTGTTTGTTATTTTCGGTAAACTCATCAATAACAAGCTGCATTTCTTCGGCTATGTTTATGTGGGCTGGTTTGGCTTTTAGTGTTCCACTATCCAACTGGTTAACATCCATCAGGCCGCGCAGGAACTGGCTTTGGCGTTGCCATGTCAACTCTATTTTATCAAGTAAGTTATGTTGTTCTGGGCTTGTTAATTGCTTTTTAAGGGCTTGTATAAAATAGCCCTGTGCATGAATTGGCTGAGATAAGTCGTGACTTGTTGCAGCCAGAAAGCGATTTTTTTCTTCGTTTACACGTTGGATAATTTCGTTTTTAGCTTTGATTTTTTCTGTGAGGTCTCGTGAATTACGGGCAGTTATTGCTTCGCGCATATCCAGTTCAGAGCGGGCGCTTGCAATCATGCCGAAGGCAAAATACACAAGAGTAGCCAGCCCTAGAAGATGAACTGGCCAGCTAGCATAAATGAGAATATAACTGGCGAGTGGCAGCAGGGAAAAAAGCGCGAGCCCAATATATCCGGGCCTGTATGCTGAGCTGGGCAGCATGCCCCCAACTGTAATGCTGAACACAAGCACACAGGCAACAAAAATGGTGAAATAAGACGACCAGTCAATTAAGTAAATTGAAAAGCCCCCCCACACAAGGCCCGTAATACAACACAAAAGCGTATGCCCGTGCAGATAGCGGTCTACAGTTTCGCGGGTTATGCTACTAGCGCGTACACCGTACAGCCACACCAGCCCGACCATTATTGATGCTAAAATGAGCCAATAAACCGCTTTATTTTCATATCCGGTAAAATAGAGAATGATGAAATAGTTGCAGATTATAAACAGCACAAACAGGCAGGAACTAGTTGTTCGGTTTTTCAAGAGTAAGGCTTGTTCTACCCGTACATCCAGAAGGTCATATCCTTGTGTGTTACTCATGTCAGACAGGCTCTGCTTCTTGGGTGCTTCTCACTGTGTCAGATTGTTTGTTAATAACATATAAGGCAGCGAGGCGTAAGAGAATGGGTAGCCCTGAAAAAAAGAACACCAGTGTCAACATTTCAGTACATCCGTTTTGGCCTTGTTCCTGAAAACCGACAAGGTCCAGAACTGGAAAGGCTAGCCCCATGGGTACGACAAAGGCCAGTTTGGACACAGAGTTTTTAACAGCAAGCGACAGGCCGCCCAAGCGTTTCTTGCCGCCCTCTTCTCCTTTATACACAATATCGGCGAGCATGGATGTTGGCATAATGGCGTCACAGCCAAAACAGGCCCCCAGTATGGCAGCCAGCATTGCGGCGGCAACCACATTGCCTTCGCCGACAAAAGCAAAAGCGGCCAGCACCACAGAGCATGTGATAACGGAGCAGCTCCATGCATACTGCTTGCTTTTGCGTTTTGATACCCACACCCAAACGGGCAGAAACAAGGCAGAAGAAAGTAAAAGTAGGCCCATCAAAAGGCCAATAAGGTTTGGAGCATTCAGGCGGTGGGTTATAAAGAGAACCATAAGGCCAGCGGTTAAGGCATTGGCACTTTGAACGATCAGAAACCCGGAAATAAGCGTTCTGTAGGGGCGGCTATGCCAGACCATTTTAACCGCTTTAATAAGAGACGCACGCGGCTCGGTCACCGTACGGTTCCGCTCGGGCATTGAGTGCATAAACAGAATAAGCCCAAGCACGCTCGTGACCATAATTGTCTGTGCGACAACGGGTAGTGTGTCGCCAATAGGTAGCATCAGCACTACTGGCGCCGCCGCAGCAAACAGCGCACCGATAACCTGAAAGCTGGCTTTTGAACTGGCAAGGACCGAGCGTTCATGCACATGGGGCGATATCTCAAGGCCGGTTGATGAATAAGGCACATCAAGGACAGTGTAAAAAAGGAAATAAAGCCCGCTCGCTATCAGCAAATATAGAAGCCCTGCCCCCTCGGGCGGCGCAAGCAGCAGCCATGCGGCGATACTGAAGCCGGGTACCCCAACAAGCATCCACGGTTTTCTAGCGCCAATGCGGGAGCGGGTCTCATCGCTCAGGTGCCCAATCAGCGGGTCAGTGACCACATCAAAAAGCCTGCCTGCTACAAACACGGCACCCACAAGCCCAAGACCAAGCCCCATATCAACCGCGTAAAAGGTGGGAATATACATCACAAGCGCAAACCCACCCATAGCGAGAGGCGCGGTCAGGAACCCGTAGGAAAAGAGCTGCCACCATGTGAAAGCGCTTGTCTGTGTGTTTTTTGTGTCTGTCATAGGGTGCCCAGCTTAGTGGCATGTGCCGCAATGTGAAGGCTTATGTTCACGATTAATAAATCTGACGTCAATCACCCTTTTGGGCGATTGTTTTCATCTCTGCATTCGTTAACCCTTTCTTAAAGAATTCATAATCTTCAAGAGAAAGCGCGAAGCATGGCGAAGTTGAAAGATAAAACGCCCCGGGTATTTAATTTTATTTCAGGCTTGCCTCGTTCGGGGTCTACGCTTTTATCCGCTATTCTTTTGCAAAACCCGCAGTTTCATGCCGGGATGACAAGCCCGGTCGGGAACTTGTTTTCAACACTTATTTCATCAGTCAGTGCGGGCTCAGAGTTGGCCCCGATGGTGTCAACTGAGCAGCGTATTCGCCTGAGTCAGGGCCTTTTTGACAGTTATTATGCTGACCTTGATGAAAGGCGCACCCATGTGTTCGATACTAATCGAGCCTGGACCGCAAATTTATCTGCCGTCACAAAAATGTTTCCAGATACAAAGATGCTTTGCTGCGTCCGGGATGTAGCTTGGGTGATGGACAGTCTGGAGCGGCAGTACCAGTCAAATGCCTTTGAAAATACGGGTCTCTTTAATGACCATGGGTCTCGCAGTACAGTTTATTCGCGTACAGAAACTCTGGCTAGCAGAAATGGGCTTGTTGGTTATGCGTGGTCTGCGCTCAAGGAAGCGCTATACGGCCCGCACGCAGATCGCCTTCTCATTATAGATTATGATCTTTTGGCCTCGCGCCCTGGTGAGGTTATCCCTCTCGTTTATGATTTTATTGGAGCAGATCCATTCGAGCATGATTTTGATAATGTAATCTATGATGCTCCCGTATTTGATGCTCAGCTTGGCCTTTCCGGCCTGCACCGCGTTCACAAAAAAGTGGCGCCCATGCCTCGCCGCACCATCCTGCCGCCAGAACTGTTTGAACAGTACAGTCAGTTGAACTTCTGGCGAGACCTGCAAGGCAGCCGTGCGCGCATTATTAGTGAAACAAAAACTGAGGAAACGCCGCTCTTTAGCGTTGCCTGACCCGCTGTATTTATAAAGGACTCCCTATGGCGACTTTGACCGTAACGACCAATAGCGATACTGGCGCTGACAGCACGCTTGATACAGACTTTGCAACCGATATGACTGATGGTGGTGGCCTTTCTATTCGGGAGGCGATTGGCAGGGCATCAAGCGGGGATACAATCACCTTTGACCTTGATAGCGGAACAGCTGGGGCGCAGGGCGGCACCATTACGCTTGGGGGCAGCGCTCTCGCTATATCTACGAACCTGATAATTGATGGTGATTTGGATGATGATGGCACGCCGGACGTTACGTTTGATGCGGATGGCAATAGCCGGACTGTTGTGATTAGTGGCAGTGATGTAACCCTGCACGGTTTAACCGTTACTGGTGGGTCTGGCAGTGGCGGCGGCACAGTGAACCAGGGCGGCGGCATTCATTCCAGCACAAGCGGCACTTTAACAATCACCAACAGCATCATTACGGGGAACACAACAACAAACGGCGGCGGTGGTATCTATAAGTTCGGTGGCAGCCTTGTGATAACAGATTCTCTCATTTCAGGTAATTCGGCCATGTATGGGGGCGGTATACGCAGTGTAGGGGCCACAAACACATTTACACGCGCAACTATTACCGGAAATTCGGCCGATTTTGTTGGCGGGGCAGAACTCAGGAGTTCGGTAGCTGGTTCATCTTTCACGAACACGACAATAAGTGGCAATGTGAACACCAGCGCCTCCCCATATGGGGATGAGCTTAGGGTTCGTTCGGGTGAAGTAACCATTTCTGACAGTATCATTGGTAGCACGAACGCAACATCGAGCCCTAACATTGGTAGTTCACTGTCTGGTGGCATTACATTCAGTGGCACGGTTTTGTTAACCGAGGCTTTCACGCCAGTGTCTGGCAGTGGCACGGTTGATACGCCTGCTAATATTTTTGCGTCTACAGAAGCAGTAACGGTGGGCGGCGTTAGCACAACGCGTGGGGTACTTGCAGATAATGGCGGCGTTGTTCAGAGCATGGCGGTTGCATCTGGTGTATCAGCAGGCGCTAGCCCGACTTTAGCGATCACGAATACAGCCCCCAGGCTTGATACGAACAATGATACACCGCTGGATTATACAGAGAATGGTTGGTATGCACAGCTTGTGGGCGGGACACTCATTGATGATGACGGTGACGCCGACTGGGACGGCGGCACTTTGGTGGTGCAAATTACCGGCAATGCAGAAACGGCTGATGAGGTTAGTTTAGCTCGCACTGAGGTTATTTCAATTGTAGGTACGGATGTTTTTTCCAACAGTACCAATATTGGTACTGTATCTGTGGCAGCGGTTTCGAACCATAGTACAGTCACGGGCGATACAGCACTCACCATTACATTTAACAGCAATGCTACTAATACCAATGTTGAATGGGTTCTACGCAGTATTCAGTATCAAAATTCATCTGATGACCCAAGCACGGATGACCGAACGGTTACTATTACAGCAACGGATGCTCATGGCGCCTCCACAGTAGGCACCCGCACCATTGAGGTCACCGCAGTTGAGGATGGACCCACGATTACCATAATGGGGGAAGACCCAACATTTACAGAAGACGGTGGTGCGGTCGCGATTTTTTCGGGGGCAGATATCAGCACTGTTGAAGCCGGCCAAACGATCACGGGGTTCGGTTTATATGTGACAAATGTATCAGACGGGGCGGATGAAATCCTGGCCGTAGACGGAACAGATATTACCCTTACAGTCGGTACGAGTGGTACCACAGCAAACAATAGCCTTACATACAGTGTGTCTACATCTGGCAGTGGCGTACGGGTGGATTTTTCAGACGGCACGTTGTCAGAGGCCCAGATAAACACGGTGATGGACGGTGTTACTTACCGTAATGATAGTGACACGCCCACCACAACGGACACACGCGTTATCAACTTTTCTGATATTGCTGATACCGGTGAGACAACAAGCAGTGGCGGCGAAACGGAGGTCACCGTTGTGGCAGCGAATGACGCGCCGACAGCTACAAATAGCAGCCCACTGATTGATGAAGAAGACGGCGCATATGCGCTAACCGTTGCGGATTTCAATTTCTCTGACGTTGACGGAGACAGCTTCAGTTCTGTAAGAATTGATTCGCTGGCAACGGTAGATGGCAGCTTCCAGCTTTCGGGCGTTGATGTGGAGGCAGGTGACATTATTCAGGCGTCAGATATTGTGGCGGGTAACCTGACATTTACACCGGAAAATGTTGTGGACCCGGATAATGGATCAGGTGTTCTGCTTGAATTTACCCACAGTGTGAATGATGGCACCACTTTTGCCGCAAGCCCGGCCCGTATGCAGATTGAGGTAAGCTTTTTTAATGACGCTCCGACAGCGACCGGCATGCCGTCTGACCTTGAGGTAGATATTGAAACAAAGTCTGATATTGACCTCTCTGACATTGCCTTTGCAGATGCAGACAGTACCAGCATTACGGTAACACTATCGGTTGATACAGGTGACCTGTATTACACGCCTTCTGATCTCAAGATTAGAATAGCCACTGATAGCGACGCTCAAAACAAAGGTGGAGAGCAGGAGGCAGGATCCTATATCACCCTAACTGGTTCAATTTCTGATATTCATACTTACCTCTCTGACCCTTCCAGCATTCAATATATCAGTGCAGACGGCGTAACCGGCAATGATGCCGCCACGCTGACAATTTCAGGTGGCAGCGGCCGAGAATCTGTGTCTCTCGGCACTATCAATCTGGATATCGGCACGATTAATACCAATCACACACCGACAGGCCTGACCCTGAGTAATAGCGCTATTAAAGAAAATGTAGCAGGCGGCACGGTTGGTACTGTTTCCGCAACAGACCCTGATGGAGACAGTATCACATACAGTGTTTCTGATAGCCGGTTTGAGATTGTTGGCACCACCTTAAAGTTGAAAGATGCAGCCAGCCTTGATTATGAAACCGAGAGCAGTATTCGTGTTTCCATTAAAGCGACAGACAGCCACGGAGCTAGTTTTACCAAAGGCTTTACGATATCTGTGACGGATGTAGGCGAACATACGACCTCTGATGATGCAGATACCGTGACAGGGGGTGATGAAGACGATCTTGTGTCCTCGGGTGGGGGTGATGACCGTATCACCACAGGGAATGGCCGTGACACGATTGACGGCGGTGACGGGGATGACGATGTCTCAGGCGGTAATGATGATGACAGTATAGACGGCGGTGCTGGCTCAGATACAGTTGATGGGGGTTCAGGTCGGGATACCCTGAAGGGTGGGGACGGTGATGACACAGTTATGGCGGGCGGTGATGATGACCTTGTTTTTGCCGGGCTTGGGGACACTGGTAATGATAAAGTGAACGGCGATAGCGGCGATGATACCATAGGCGGCGGTGCCGGAAATGACGATTTGAACGGTGATGACGGTGATGACCTTGTGTGGGGTGGCTCAGGTAATGATAGGGTTAGCGGCGGTACAGGGGACGATTTAAT
Proteins encoded:
- a CDS encoding response regulator, with protein sequence MAKTVHIAVLDDHRMFLEGLSMLVESMVGHYSVTNFHEPVELLHQLEAGQHYDLVLCDLIMNRMNGLAFVAAARAYTKRIPILMISGINTPPPLAEMQSLGASGFVHKSADNETFLKAIETVLRGKAFFEVVGSDDVAADLCALRGNEDSANSLIEALPSLGKRQVEVLKMIAHGASNKEISNTLSISENTVKTHLKQIFMILGVNKRTACVRKAQALGLI
- a CDS encoding MFS transporter — encoded protein: MTDTKNTQTSAFTWWQLFSYGFLTAPLAMGGFALVMYIPTFYAVDMGLGLGLVGAVFVAGRLFDVVTDPLIGHLSDETRSRIGARKPWMLVGVPGFSIAAWLLLAPPEGAGLLYLLIASGLYFLFYTVLDVPYSSTGLEISPHVHERSVLASSKASFQVIGALFAAAAPVVLMLPIGDTLPVVAQTIMVTSVLGLILFMHSMPERNRTVTEPRASLIKAVKMVWHSRPYRTLISGFLIVQSANALTAGLMVLFITHRLNAPNLIGLLMGLLLLSSALFLPVWVWVSKRKSKQYAWSCSVITCSVVLAAFAFVGEGNVVAAAMLAAILGACFGCDAIMPTSMLADIVYKGEEGGKKRLGGLSLAVKNSVSKLAFVVPMGLAFPVLDLVGFQEQGQNGCTEMLTLVFFFSGLPILLRLAALYVINKQSDTVRSTQEAEPV
- a CDS encoding beta strand repeat-containing protein — translated: MATLTVTTNSDTGADSTLDTDFATDMTDGGGLSIREAIGRASSGDTITFDLDSGTAGAQGGTITLGGSALAISTNLIIDGDLDDDGTPDVTFDADGNSRTVVISGSDVTLHGLTVTGGSGSGGGTVNQGGGIHSSTSGTLTITNSIITGNTTTNGGGGIYKFGGSLVITDSLISGNSAMYGGGIRSVGATNTFTRATITGNSADFVGGAELRSSVAGSSFTNTTISGNVNTSASPYGDELRVRSGEVTISDSIIGSTNATSSPNIGSSLSGGITFSGTVLLTEAFTPVSGSGTVDTPANIFASTEAVTVGGVSTTRGVLADNGGVVQSMAVASGVSAGASPTLAITNTAPRLDTNNDTPLDYTENGWYAQLVGGTLIDDDGDADWDGGTLVVQITGNAETADEVSLARTEVISIVGTDVFSNSTNIGTVSVAAVSNHSTVTGDTALTITFNSNATNTNVEWVLRSIQYQNSSDDPSTDDRTVTITATDAHGASTVGTRTIEVTAVEDGPTITIMGEDPTFTEDGGAVAIFSGADISTVEAGQTITGFGLYVTNVSDGADEILAVDGTDITLTVGTSGTTANNSLTYSVSTSGSGVRVDFSDGTLSEAQINTVMDGVTYRNDSDTPTTTDTRVINFSDIADTGETTSSGGETEVTVVAANDAPTATNSSPLIDEEDGAYALTVADFNFSDVDGDSFSSVRIDSLATVDGSFQLSGVDVEAGDIIQASDIVAGNLTFTPENVVDPDNGSGVLLEFTHSVNDGTTFAASPARMQIEVSFFNDAPTATGMPSDLEVDIETKSDIDLSDIAFADADSTSITVTLSVDTGDLYYTPSDLKIRIATDSDAQNKGGEQEAGSYITLTGSISDIHTYLSDPSSIQYISADGVTGNDAATLTISGGSGRESVSLGTINLDIGTINTNHTPTGLTLSNSAIKENVAGGTVGTVSATDPDGDSITYSVSDSRFEIVGTTLKLKDAASLDYETESSIRVSIKATDSHGASFTKGFTISVTDVGEHTTSDDADTVTGGDEDDLVSSGGGDDRITTGNGRDTIDGGDGDDDVSGGNDDDSIDGGAGSDTVDGGSGRDTLKGGDGDDTVMAGGDDDLVFAGLGDTGNDKVNGDSGDDTIGGGAGNDDLNGDDGDDLVWGGSGNDRVSGGTGDDLIYNGDGSDDITGGAGNDTLWAGAGDDVLTGGTGADTFVFGAVAGNDTITDFDVSEDSLSFMAITGFASAAEVIAAASEVDSSVLIDLGDGESILLSGLTLAELNTASMTFG
- a CDS encoding TonB-dependent receptor, which translates into the protein MIVKTIACFIGSISLFDIPAIASATIVETGYIEEVIVTTQKRAQNIRTVPLSVTSYDGDFLSKLNMEEFDRVSDITPGLIIQEQSPNNPAFVIRGITSDNGSPQIAPRVSIYLNGVDVSRSRGSHFELFDIDRIEVVKGPQATLFGTAAAIGAVAVITKKPQKEFAGELTLGYGNYNSMEAKGFVTGGHTKLQGRLAFSYRKRDGYIENIAGDIGSQSAGGIVQPDLNGLERFAVRSSLRFIPNTDLTVDLVLNYEKDADTGTSFKSGTFAPTDGTTSPFSFAELAGGGPLSADVLGNDKLGIDRALYDANLTVVWSLSDIWTLTSITGYREFDSLEVFDADGSQAIYAEFAEDATGNQFSQELRANYAHEKLNAFFGVNYFNENGRVEVPFLTEEGTFLQCAAGIIPDLPCVAPSGAVGSITAAQNLPSIYYASKFGNTGNFHIYSAFADATVEATDRLSLTAGVRYIYETRESGGFATLPASILTGAPLIDFGYVDTAGSTVSEKDNFDAILPRFNARYAINDTINLYASVSKGRRSNVIEVTSTAGPNNTPVANAAYVPAEITWNYETGFKGRFMDGRLDLAASLFYQTYDNFQVTIRQAGITRQANAGTARNIGAEGEFRASISKHFELFGTAAYIDAGIDDKAENGIFAGNRFRLQPEWSTALGGLWTIPITSAIKVTGNVTWTYRSSVFFEIENQPVAGVDISEGAVHLVNANIALADSEDRWALSFYVTNLFNKDYIIDAGNIGGLFGSPTLIAGPPRFVGVQVSTRF
- a CDS encoding sulfotransferase family protein; the protein is MAKLKDKTPRVFNFISGLPRSGSTLLSAILLQNPQFHAGMTSPVGNLFSTLISSVSAGSELAPMVSTEQRIRLSQGLFDSYYADLDERRTHVFDTNRAWTANLSAVTKMFPDTKMLCCVRDVAWVMDSLERQYQSNAFENTGLFNDHGSRSTVYSRTETLASRNGLVGYAWSALKEALYGPHADRLLIIDYDLLASRPGEVIPLVYDFIGADPFEHDFDNVIYDAPVFDAQLGLSGLHRVHKKVAPMPRRTILPPELFEQYSQLNFWRDLQGSRARIISETKTEETPLFSVA
- a CDS encoding ATP-binding protein, with protein sequence MSNTQGYDLLDVRVEQALLLKNRTTSSCLFVLFIICNYFIILYFTGYENKAVYWLILASIMVGLVWLYGVRASSITRETVDRYLHGHTLLCCITGLVWGGFSIYLIDWSSYFTIFVACVLVFSITVGGMLPSSAYRPGYIGLALFSLLPLASYILIYASWPVHLLGLATLVYFAFGMIASARSELDMREAITARNSRDLTEKIKAKNEIIQRVNEEKNRFLAATSHDLSQPIHAQGYFIQALKKQLTSPEQHNLLDKIELTWQRQSQFLRGLMDVNQLDSGTLKAKPAHINIAEEMQLVIDEFTENNKQKHLKLSCHFEAGKIYTDPAFLNRIVRNLLSNAIKYTPPYGTINIEAQKKSDHTIITITDSGPGIPEADQKRVFDEYVQLDNSLEVTEDGVGLGLSIVKRLCALLNIQVSLVSNPGEGTRFTLTIPQTAAIGLTDDKTGTPSAGNVQFDHTPLIVIVDDETAIRDAMSGLFTDWGCQVICGACEEDVLPIISATAEVPDLLVIDKMLSRHASGIDLIHTLREEVNEDTPAVLMSGAALTDAEKQATIGMTFLNKPIAPPVLQRILQEAVQTQNRAIKGH